The following are encoded in a window of Neomicrococcus lactis genomic DNA:
- the murI gene encoding glutamate racemase, with the protein MPTPNDRLTSALAASTGRPNAPEPDAPIGIFDSGVGGLTVARAVLDQLPAESTVYVGDTKNSPYGPLPIAQVRANALGVMDELVEAGVKLLVIACNSASAAVLRDARERYTGRYGIPVVEVIQPAVRRAVQATRNGKIGVIGTEATVGSRAYEDAFAAAPHLEIVSAAAPRFVEFVERGITSGDELIETATEYLAPIMEAGVDTLVLGCTHYPLLTGVISYVVGDSVTLVSSAEETAKDVFRELTRHGLMRKEKLPPTHDFLATGDAQSFEVLARRFLGPEVLGVTHADHVSARFPTGVIARITPEMIEEARVKSLAKGTQ; encoded by the coding sequence ATGCCAACACCAAATGATCGATTGACTTCCGCGCTCGCGGCATCCACTGGACGGCCGAACGCACCTGAACCTGACGCCCCGATTGGAATCTTTGACTCGGGTGTCGGGGGACTCACTGTGGCTCGTGCGGTCCTGGACCAGTTGCCCGCGGAATCTACGGTCTATGTAGGCGATACCAAGAACAGCCCGTACGGACCACTTCCTATCGCCCAAGTGCGCGCGAATGCCCTTGGCGTCATGGATGAGCTGGTTGAAGCGGGTGTGAAGTTGCTCGTGATCGCCTGCAATTCCGCGTCTGCTGCAGTGTTGCGCGATGCACGCGAGCGGTACACCGGCCGCTATGGAATTCCCGTGGTTGAAGTCATTCAGCCGGCTGTTCGACGCGCCGTGCAAGCCACCCGAAACGGCAAGATCGGCGTTATTGGCACCGAAGCGACCGTAGGTTCACGAGCCTATGAAGACGCCTTCGCCGCTGCGCCACACCTCGAGATCGTCTCGGCTGCGGCCCCTCGCTTTGTTGAGTTCGTGGAACGCGGCATCACGAGCGGCGACGAGCTCATCGAGACCGCAACCGAGTACTTGGCCCCCATCATGGAGGCGGGCGTCGACACATTGGTGCTTGGCTGCACGCATTACCCATTGCTAACAGGCGTAATTTCCTACGTCGTGGGGGATTCTGTCACGCTGGTATCTAGTGCTGAAGAAACGGCCAAAGACGTGTTCCGTGAACTGACGCGACACGGCTTGATGCGCAAAGAAAAGTTGCCGCCCACCCATGACTTCTTGGCCACGGGGGATGCGCAAAGCTTCGAAGTGCTGGCACGCCGCTTCTTAGGCCCCGAAGTGTTGGGCGTTACTCACGCCGATCACGTGTCGGCACGATTCCCTACGGGAGTCATTGCCCGCATCACTCCAGAGATGATTGAAGAAGCTCGCGTGAAGAGCCTTGCGAAGGGAACACAGTGA
- a CDS encoding transporter, whose translation MVAHLLSLKWRLLVNGFKRSTWQLVGTIIGGLYALFWVVMLGIGSFYLAEQPLDLRGSVGVLVTSVVLLGWALIPVFLTGVDLTLDPARFNTFVLTRRDLSVGLLLSGFIGIPATLTLLVFLSQTLMWRPNLAAMAAAIISAILAALMSQVLSRLVSTAALSITANRRFRDIAAVLLFIPLMLLGPAISSLADSFDRALEWIPTVAQVLSWTPLGIFAAIPWDVAQSNMLLAALRMLISVIYLAVFAWIWSFMLMRSIENPSVAKASRKVDGLGIFSRVPATPWGAVTARALIYWLKDPRYAGSLVVVPLMLVIAWFMYNQSGSPLMVLWAGPVVFALMGFGISADVSYDSTAFSLHALSGMKGADDRWGRAIACALVALPLFMILSIGVPLILGDSTLIPALVGMNACALLASIGISSIASARYTYAVPLPGESPFKSHPGSGVRMAVTQMGIMLAMTILSAPAIGLLIAYSVTNNSMWAWVLLLVGLVLGAIYLLVGVRVGGKWLESRWPELMQATVRNR comes from the coding sequence ATGGTTGCACACCTCCTGAGCCTCAAATGGCGCCTGCTGGTGAACGGATTCAAACGCAGCACATGGCAGCTCGTGGGCACCATCATCGGTGGCTTGTATGCCCTGTTCTGGGTAGTGATGTTGGGCATCGGATCTTTTTACCTCGCCGAACAGCCGTTGGATCTTCGTGGCTCCGTGGGCGTCTTGGTCACGTCGGTTGTCCTTCTCGGCTGGGCACTCATTCCGGTATTCCTGACCGGCGTTGACTTGACCCTTGACCCTGCGCGGTTCAATACCTTTGTCTTGACGCGACGTGATCTCAGCGTGGGTCTGCTGTTGAGTGGCTTCATTGGCATTCCAGCAACGCTCACGTTGCTCGTGTTTTTGTCGCAGACGCTGATGTGGCGCCCTAACCTCGCGGCGATGGCCGCCGCCATCATCAGCGCAATCTTGGCCGCACTCATGAGCCAAGTGCTCTCGCGACTTGTCTCCACGGCCGCGCTCTCCATTACCGCCAACCGGCGATTCCGTGACATTGCAGCCGTGTTGCTCTTTATCCCGTTGATGTTGCTGGGGCCGGCCATCTCGTCGCTTGCCGATAGCTTCGATCGAGCCCTCGAGTGGATTCCCACGGTCGCACAAGTGCTGTCGTGGACACCGCTAGGAATCTTTGCTGCTATTCCGTGGGACGTTGCGCAGTCCAATATGCTTCTGGCCGCGCTCCGCATGCTGATCTCGGTGATCTACCTCGCAGTCTTTGCATGGATCTGGTCATTCATGCTGATGAGGTCTATCGAGAACCCCAGCGTTGCCAAAGCTAGCCGCAAGGTAGACGGACTGGGCATCTTCTCTCGAGTCCCAGCCACCCCATGGGGTGCTGTGACGGCTCGAGCTCTCATCTATTGGCTCAAAGACCCCCGGTATGCAGGCAGCCTCGTTGTGGTGCCGCTCATGCTTGTTATTGCCTGGTTCATGTACAACCAATCCGGTAGTCCACTCATGGTGCTGTGGGCAGGGCCCGTGGTGTTCGCGCTGATGGGCTTCGGAATTTCAGCAGACGTCAGCTACGACTCCACGGCTTTTTCGCTTCATGCCCTCTCGGGGATGAAAGGCGCCGACGACCGTTGGGGTCGTGCGATCGCGTGCGCGTTGGTTGCCCTGCCGCTGTTTATGATCTTGTCCATCGGTGTGCCGTTGATCTTGGGCGACTCCACGTTGATACCTGCACTGGTCGGCATGAACGCTTGTGCTCTCTTGGCAAGTATCGGAATCTCTTCTATCGCTTCCGCGCGCTATACCTACGCCGTCCCGCTGCCGGGGGAGAGCCCCTTCAAATCGCACCCTGGTTCCGGTGTTCGCATGGCGGTCACGCAAATGGGCATCATGCTGGCCATGACGATCCTCAGCGCTCCGGCGATCGGATTGCTCATCGCCTACAGCGTGACAAACAACTCCATGTGGGCGTGGGTGCTTCTTTTGGTGGGTCTGGTGCTCGGTGCCATTTACCTTCTGGTGGGCGTCAGAGTTGGCGGAAAATGGCTTGAGTCGCGCTGGCCAGAGTTGATGCAGGCCACTGTTCGAAATCGTTAG
- a CDS encoding DEAD/DEAH box helicase, whose amino-acid sequence MSDALFTLGEDMPPAYPDRAAWGTAPKLRQWQAEALEKYFEMAPQDFMAVATPGAGKTTFALRVAKMLVEQGTVRRIIVVAPTDHLKRQWADAAARVGLSIDPNFKNADISIGSGFIGMAVTYAQVASKPLLHRAKVEAVPSLVILDEIHHGGDALSWGDGIREAFEPAKRRLALTGTPFRSDTATIPFVVYQEDEDGIRRSKADYTYGYANALKDHVVRPVLFMAYSGRMRFRTSAGEEMEAILGAGATKDITQHAWRTALDPSGEWIPSVLRAADQRLTEVRRTVPDAGGLVIATDHADAKEYAKQLKAITGEKVYVILSDDAKASNNIEEYSAGTSRWMVAVRMVSEGVDVPRLAVGVYATSTSTPLFFAQAVGRFVRARKRGEVASVFLPSVPVLLALANEMEVERDHALDKEGSGVDDLANIPEEDLMAEANREEKASSDLVGGKFEAVHSQASFDRVLFDGGEFGTGGEIGSEEELDFLGIPGLLDPEQVSMLLRQRQAEQVSRRRKNASQDDSAATQHDQQFADVVDHRRLKELRSQLQKNVSAWSARTGTPHGVIHSRLRTECGGPAVAQANVEQLEHRLSKLQNWFVGRT is encoded by the coding sequence ATGTCTGATGCCCTTTTTACGTTGGGCGAAGACATGCCACCGGCGTACCCGGATCGTGCGGCGTGGGGAACTGCGCCAAAACTGCGTCAGTGGCAGGCGGAAGCGCTCGAGAAATACTTCGAGATGGCTCCGCAGGACTTTATGGCCGTCGCGACCCCGGGCGCCGGTAAGACCACCTTCGCGTTGCGCGTTGCCAAAATGCTGGTTGAGCAAGGCACGGTTCGTCGCATCATCGTGGTTGCCCCTACGGATCACCTCAAGCGCCAGTGGGCCGATGCTGCTGCCCGTGTGGGCTTGTCCATTGACCCCAACTTCAAGAACGCGGACATCTCCATTGGCTCCGGGTTCATTGGTATGGCTGTGACGTACGCGCAGGTGGCTTCCAAACCGCTCTTGCACCGAGCCAAAGTCGAAGCCGTCCCAAGCCTTGTCATCCTTGACGAGATTCACCACGGCGGTGACGCTCTCAGCTGGGGCGATGGCATCCGCGAAGCTTTTGAGCCCGCGAAACGCCGGTTGGCGTTGACGGGTACGCCGTTCCGTTCTGACACGGCAACCATTCCTTTTGTGGTCTACCAAGAGGACGAAGACGGTATCCGTCGTTCGAAGGCCGACTACACGTATGGCTACGCGAACGCGCTCAAAGACCACGTGGTCCGTCCGGTGCTGTTCATGGCGTACTCCGGCCGCATGCGTTTCCGCACGTCAGCTGGCGAAGAGATGGAAGCCATCCTCGGTGCCGGAGCCACCAAAGACATCACGCAGCACGCTTGGCGTACCGCGCTGGATCCTTCCGGAGAATGGATTCCGTCCGTCTTGCGCGCCGCGGACCAGCGACTGACTGAAGTTCGGCGAACGGTTCCGGACGCTGGCGGCTTGGTGATTGCTACTGACCACGCCGACGCCAAGGAATACGCGAAGCAGCTCAAGGCAATTACGGGTGAAAAGGTCTACGTCATCCTTTCCGATGATGCGAAGGCCTCTAACAACATTGAGGAATACTCGGCGGGAACCAGCCGCTGGATGGTTGCCGTCCGCATGGTGTCCGAAGGCGTGGACGTTCCGCGTCTCGCCGTCGGCGTGTATGCCACCTCAACGTCTACACCGCTGTTCTTCGCCCAGGCAGTTGGCCGCTTCGTGCGTGCCCGTAAGCGAGGCGAAGTGGCATCCGTCTTCCTGCCATCCGTGCCGGTGCTACTGGCACTGGCTAATGAGATGGAAGTCGAGCGAGATCACGCCCTGGACAAAGAAGGTTCAGGCGTTGACGATCTAGCGAACATTCCCGAAGAAGATCTCATGGCGGAAGCAAACCGCGAAGAGAAGGCAAGCTCGGATCTGGTCGGTGGAAAGTTTGAGGCCGTCCATTCGCAGGCCTCGTTTGACCGCGTGCTCTTTGATGGTGGCGAGTTCGGAACCGGCGGCGAGATCGGCTCGGAAGAGGAACTCGATTTCCTCGGTATCCCAGGCCTCTTGGATCCTGAGCAGGTCTCGATGCTTTTGCGGCAACGCCAGGCCGAACAGGTCTCGCGCCGTCGTAAGAACGCAAGCCAAGACGATTCGGCAGCCACGCAACATGACCAGCAATTCGCTGACGTGGTGGATCACCGCAGGCTCAAAGAACTACGAAGCCAGCTGCAAAAGAACGTCTCGGCATGGTCCGCGCGCACGGGAACCCCGCACGGCGTGATTCATTCGCGTTTGAGGACGGAGTGCGGAGGGCCGGCCGTTGCCCAAGCGAACGTGGAACAGCTCGAGCATCGCTTGAGCAAACTCCAGAACTGGTTTGTGGGCAGGACCTAG
- a CDS encoding DedA family protein — MNFFSLFTAGILVAQAGSTDGSSGGWLTQLSDWAVSLMDIIGPAGAALAIALENLFPPLPSEVILPLAGFAAARGSFTLAEALIWTTAGSVVGAVALYWVGKLLGRERTRKIFSKLPLVDMNDVDRVEAWFDKNGPKTVFFGRMVPIFRSLISIPAGITGMPFWQFVLLTTAGSAIWNSIFVLAGFYLGDNWHIVEQYANTFQRIVIVVVILAIVGWVIYKILKRRREKVTSTDER; from the coding sequence ATGAATTTCTTTTCACTGTTTACAGCAGGCATCCTCGTAGCTCAGGCAGGTTCCACCGATGGTTCCTCGGGCGGCTGGCTCACCCAGCTTTCTGACTGGGCCGTGAGCCTCATGGACATCATTGGTCCAGCTGGCGCGGCACTAGCCATCGCGCTCGAGAACCTCTTCCCACCGTTACCTTCTGAAGTGATCTTGCCGCTGGCAGGTTTCGCTGCAGCACGTGGCTCTTTCACGCTGGCCGAGGCTCTGATCTGGACGACTGCCGGTTCCGTGGTGGGTGCGGTTGCGCTTTACTGGGTGGGCAAGCTGTTGGGTCGCGAGCGGACGCGCAAGATTTTCTCCAAGTTGCCGCTCGTGGATATGAACGACGTGGACCGTGTGGAAGCCTGGTTCGACAAGAACGGTCCCAAGACGGTCTTCTTCGGCCGTATGGTACCGATTTTCCGTTCGCTGATCTCCATTCCCGCCGGCATCACGGGTATGCCGTTCTGGCAGTTCGTTCTGCTGACTACCGCGGGCTCTGCGATCTGGAACAGCATCTTTGTCTTGGCAGGTTTCTACCTGGGCGATAACTGGCACATCGTTGAGCAGTACGCCAACACGTTCCAGCGCATCGTGATCGTCGTAGTCATCCTGGCAATCGTGGGCTGGGTGATCTACAAGATCTTGAAGCGTCGCCGTGAGAAGGTGACCTCTACCGATGAGCGTTGA
- a CDS encoding MBL fold metallo-hydrolase translates to MKLTIIGSTGSFPGPSSPASCYLVSAHDGERPWRILLDLGSGSLGVLQRYMDLKDIDGVFLSHLHPDHCMDLCGLHVAVRWDPAGWGRDRIKVWGPADTATRMATAYGLELDPGMNEEFDFINWTPREVVELGPFRITAYPVRHPTTEAYAIRVEATEDIFGGIRTSVLTYSGDTDSCEGLVEAAQDADLFLCEAAFEEGRDDAIEGIHLTGKRAGEAATEAGVRRLLLTHIPVWTDTNTVINEAAEVYSGGLAAAVSGVTYGVLSGDRLEPPKTSAMSRIPAPKTTTRPLPILPQQ, encoded by the coding sequence GTGAAACTGACCATTATTGGTAGCACCGGTTCATTCCCAGGCCCGAGCTCACCGGCGTCGTGCTATCTCGTCAGCGCCCACGACGGCGAACGCCCGTGGCGCATTCTGCTGGACCTCGGCAGCGGTTCGTTGGGCGTTCTCCAGCGCTACATGGACCTCAAAGACATCGACGGCGTGTTCTTGTCTCACTTGCACCCGGATCACTGCATGGACTTGTGCGGATTGCACGTCGCCGTGCGCTGGGATCCTGCAGGATGGGGTCGCGACCGCATCAAGGTCTGGGGGCCGGCAGATACAGCTACCCGTATGGCCACTGCCTACGGTTTGGAACTCGATCCGGGAATGAATGAAGAGTTCGATTTCATCAACTGGACGCCTCGCGAAGTCGTTGAACTTGGACCCTTCCGCATCACTGCTTATCCCGTTCGTCACCCGACCACCGAAGCGTATGCCATTCGTGTGGAAGCCACGGAGGACATCTTCGGTGGCATTCGTACGTCTGTTTTGACGTACTCGGGGGACACGGACTCTTGCGAGGGTCTCGTGGAAGCAGCCCAGGATGCCGACTTGTTCTTGTGCGAAGCGGCCTTCGAAGAGGGCCGCGATGACGCCATTGAAGGAATCCACCTGACTGGCAAGCGTGCTGGCGAAGCCGCAACCGAAGCAGGCGTTCGCCGTCTCTTGCTCACGCACATTCCTGTATGGACGGACACCAACACGGTGATCAACGAAGCCGCGGAAGTGTATTCCGGTGGTCTTGCAGCCGCAGTCTCCGGCGTGACGTATGGCGTGCTCTCGGGTGATCGCCTCGAGCCTCCGAAGACGAGTGCGATGTCTCGCATTCCGGCCCCAAAAACCACAACACGCCCTCTCCCGATACTCCCGCAACAGTAG
- a CDS encoding DUF2017 family protein, protein MARGFKSTSGGITCGLDSAELGLIRELLRDVAQLLEDDVAAPESAETRDPLWALTGMVPDSVAVHDSDDAVVQRLIPTVASSDEAESEEYRRLTEQNLVSTKIGHLKFSSQVLERFPLVLDTAEAVVLSKGLNSARLALAERLEIADEKDAEKIYMMVDYTDATTDRDQLALVYNFVSWVQESLMSALLKRV, encoded by the coding sequence ATGGCCCGCGGATTCAAATCAACGTCCGGCGGGATCACGTGCGGTCTTGATAGCGCAGAACTTGGTTTGATCCGTGAGCTTCTGAGGGACGTCGCTCAATTATTAGAGGACGACGTCGCAGCTCCCGAAAGTGCCGAGACTCGCGATCCGCTGTGGGCTCTGACGGGCATGGTTCCAGATTCAGTGGCTGTGCATGATTCGGATGATGCCGTGGTGCAGCGCTTGATTCCCACGGTTGCTTCGTCCGATGAAGCGGAATCTGAAGAGTACCGTCGACTGACTGAGCAGAACCTCGTGTCCACGAAGATTGGTCACTTGAAGTTTTCGAGCCAAGTGCTGGAGCGTTTTCCTCTAGTGCTGGACACGGCCGAAGCCGTGGTCCTGTCTAAGGGTTTGAACTCGGCTCGGCTTGCGCTCGCAGAGCGTCTTGAAATCGCAGATGAGAAGGACGCCGAGAAGATCTACATGATGGTGGATTACACGGACGCCACCACGGATCGAGACCAGCTGGCATTGGTCTACAACTTCGTTTCGTGGGTGCAAGAATCCCTCATGAGCGCTCTGCTCAAGCGCGTGTAA
- the rdgB gene encoding RdgB/HAM1 family non-canonical purine NTP pyrophosphatase: MTDSPLETESQAPQLSFGVVLATHNRGKLREFRQLLSAAMPEFDAEHHVFDAASVNAPDVKETGVTFAENAILKAEAVAKATGLPAVSDDSGLSVDVLNGAPGIFSARWSGAHGDDEANLQLLLNQLADIDTEHRAAKFVCAAALAVPGQETVVTFGELKGTLLTAPRGDGGFGYDPVLLPEGYERSVAELSADEKNAISHRGQAFAALVPHVQRALEGQHYTS; the protein is encoded by the coding sequence ATGACTGATAGCCCGCTGGAAACGGAAAGCCAAGCGCCTCAGTTGAGCTTCGGCGTCGTCCTCGCAACGCATAACCGCGGCAAACTACGGGAGTTCCGCCAACTCCTCTCTGCCGCAATGCCTGAATTCGACGCAGAGCACCACGTCTTTGACGCTGCCTCTGTGAACGCACCTGACGTCAAAGAGACCGGCGTGACGTTCGCGGAGAACGCCATCTTGAAAGCAGAAGCCGTCGCGAAGGCAACGGGCCTGCCGGCCGTCTCCGATGATTCGGGATTGTCCGTTGACGTTCTCAACGGGGCACCCGGAATTTTCAGCGCCCGCTGGTCAGGAGCGCACGGAGACGACGAAGCGAACCTGCAGCTATTGCTGAATCAGCTGGCGGATATCGATACCGAACACAGGGCAGCAAAGTTCGTCTGTGCGGCAGCGCTCGCAGTCCCCGGCCAGGAAACCGTGGTGACCTTCGGGGAACTGAAGGGCACGTTGTTGACTGCGCCTCGTGGCGATGGAGGATTCGGATACGACCCGGTCCTCTTGCCTGAAGGATACGAGCGCAGTGTCGCGGAGTTGTCTGCGGACGAGAAAAACGCCATTAGTCATCGCGGGCAAGCGTTTGCTGCGCTCGTCCCACATGTACAGCGCGCACTTGAAGGACAGCATTACACATCATGA
- a CDS encoding nicotinate phosphoribosyltransferase, whose translation MHLPSTSLLTDHYELTMLQASLKSGAAHRKSVFEAFARRLPSGRRYGVVAGTGRILEGLQEFRFLPEQIEFLRAKKVVNEETLDYLANFKFSGNIFGYAEGDLYFPGSPILIVESTFAEACILETYILSVLNHDSAVASAASRMTAAANGRPCVEMGSRRTQEESAVAAARAAIIAGFASTSNLEAGIRYDVLTVGTAAHSFTLLHDSEREAFEAQVASMGKNTTLLVDTYDVEQGVRTAVEVAGPELGAVRLDSGDLVDQAQWVRRLLDDLGNKDTRIMVTSDLDEYAIAALQSAPVDAYGVGTRVVTGSGAPTASMVYKLVSRQGDDGEWVNVAKAAANKASVGGRKFALRRLNERGRATAEVIGIGEVPENDGNDRELLVQFVKDGVFDQGWTGAEGVRRAAKRHHDSVTELPGVAKRMTAGEPVIPTTYLDEDAAN comes from the coding sequence ATGCATCTTCCATCTACATCCCTGCTCACGGACCACTATGAACTCACGATGCTCCAAGCGTCGCTCAAGTCCGGAGCAGCTCACCGCAAGAGCGTGTTTGAGGCATTTGCACGTCGTTTGCCCAGTGGGCGTCGCTACGGCGTTGTTGCCGGAACCGGACGCATCTTGGAAGGCCTTCAAGAGTTCCGATTCCTTCCCGAGCAGATTGAGTTCTTGCGTGCAAAGAAGGTCGTGAACGAGGAGACGCTTGACTACCTCGCGAATTTCAAGTTCTCCGGCAATATCTTCGGATATGCCGAAGGTGATCTCTACTTCCCCGGCTCGCCGATTCTCATTGTGGAATCCACGTTCGCCGAAGCGTGCATCCTCGAGACCTACATCCTCTCCGTACTGAACCACGATTCCGCCGTAGCCTCCGCAGCCTCACGTATGACTGCCGCTGCAAATGGCCGTCCGTGCGTTGAGATGGGCTCGCGCCGCACGCAGGAAGAGTCCGCAGTGGCCGCAGCTCGCGCCGCGATCATCGCGGGCTTCGCGTCCACCTCCAATCTGGAAGCCGGCATTCGCTACGACGTCTTGACGGTGGGCACGGCAGCGCACTCCTTCACGCTGCTGCACGATTCTGAGCGCGAAGCCTTCGAAGCCCAGGTGGCCTCGATGGGCAAGAACACCACACTGCTGGTGGATACCTACGACGTCGAACAAGGCGTCCGCACGGCCGTTGAGGTGGCTGGCCCCGAACTGGGTGCAGTCCGTTTGGACTCCGGCGACTTGGTGGATCAGGCCCAGTGGGTGCGCCGCCTGCTCGACGACTTGGGCAACAAGGACACCCGCATCATGGTCACCTCCGACCTCGACGAATACGCCATCGCCGCATTGCAGTCCGCGCCAGTGGACGCATACGGCGTGGGCACGCGCGTGGTCACCGGCTCCGGTGCTCCAACCGCGTCTATGGTTTACAAGCTCGTGTCGCGTCAGGGCGACGACGGCGAGTGGGTCAATGTTGCGAAGGCTGCCGCAAACAAGGCGAGCGTCGGCGGACGTAAGTTTGCTCTCCGCCGCCTCAACGAGCGTGGCCGCGCCACGGCCGAAGTGATCGGCATCGGTGAAGTTCCGGAAAATGATGGCAACGACCGCGAACTCTTGGTGCAGTTCGTCAAGGACGGCGTCTTCGATCAGGGGTGGACCGGCGCCGAAGGCGTCCGACGTGCGGCCAAGCGCCACCACGATTCCGTGACGGAACTTCCTGGCGTGGCAAAGCGCATGACCGCCGGCGAACCAGTGATTCCAACGACGTACTTGGATGAAGACGCCGCGAACTAG
- the rph gene encoding ribonuclease PH has protein sequence MPPENASQAPVVVRADGRTPQQLRPISITRGWSSQAEGSALIEFGNTRVLCTASFTAGVPRWLKGEGRGWVTAEYAMLPRATNTRSDRESVKGKIGGRTHEISRLIGRSLRSIIDTKALGENTIVLDCDVLQADGGTRTAAITGAYVALVDAIRWAKANKLIDRRASVLTDSVAAVSVGIIDGTPMLDLPYIEDVRAETDMNVVVTGSGTFVEVQGTAEGAPFDRDELNRLLDLAVSGTAELAQIQRETLGDDD, from the coding sequence ATGCCCCCAGAGAATGCCTCACAGGCCCCTGTCGTCGTGCGTGCGGACGGCCGCACACCACAACAACTTCGTCCCATCAGCATCACCCGTGGGTGGTCCAGCCAAGCCGAGGGTAGCGCCCTCATCGAATTCGGCAACACGCGAGTCCTTTGCACCGCGTCGTTTACCGCAGGCGTTCCACGCTGGCTCAAGGGCGAAGGCCGCGGTTGGGTCACGGCCGAATACGCCATGCTCCCGCGCGCTACGAATACTAGAAGCGACCGTGAGTCCGTCAAGGGCAAGATCGGCGGACGCACTCATGAGATTTCTCGACTGATCGGACGCTCGCTGCGTTCCATCATCGACACCAAGGCACTGGGCGAAAACACCATCGTGCTGGACTGCGATGTCCTGCAAGCTGACGGTGGAACCCGCACCGCCGCCATCACCGGCGCCTACGTGGCCTTGGTTGACGCTATTCGTTGGGCTAAGGCCAACAAGCTTATTGATCGCCGTGCCAGTGTCTTGACGGATTCCGTCGCTGCAGTGAGCGTGGGCATCATCGATGGCACGCCAATGCTCGATCTTCCGTACATCGAGGACGTTCGCGCCGAGACCGACATGAACGTGGTTGTCACTGGCTCCGGAACCTTCGTAGAGGTTCAGGGCACCGCCGAGGGCGCGCCATTTGATCGCGACGAGCTCAACCGCTTGCTCGATCTCGCCGTATCCGGAACCGCAGAGCTGGCCCAAATCCAGCGCGAAACCTTAGGCGACGATGACTGA
- a CDS encoding DUF3039 domain-containing protein: protein MSMPPDPFADDPQNPGVGGGTATLEREELAQELEPGDRERFAHYVRKEKIMESAFTGDPVIALCGKVWVPGRDPNKFPVCPECKSIYESLNGGGGDGEK, encoded by the coding sequence ATGAGTATGCCTCCAGATCCCTTTGCAGATGATCCGCAGAACCCCGGTGTGGGTGGGGGAACCGCCACTCTTGAGCGGGAGGAACTCGCCCAAGAACTAGAGCCAGGCGATCGCGAACGCTTTGCGCATTACGTGCGCAAAGAGAAGATCATGGAGTCCGCTTTCACTGGTGACCCAGTCATCGCTTTGTGTGGCAAAGTATGGGTTCCTGGTCGCGATCCAAACAAGTTCCCCGTCTGCCCAGAGTGCAAGAGCATTTACGAATCCCTTAACGGTGGCGGTGGCGACGGCGAAAAATAA
- the clpS gene encoding ATP-dependent Clp protease adapter ClpS → MTDTVTREELDTHVDEVFQAAVPYVLIVWNDPVNLMTYVSYVFQSYFGYSKSKAKKLMLEVHRDGKSVVATGSKEKIEADTFAMHEFGLWATFQKADEA, encoded by the coding sequence ATGACGGACACAGTCACGCGTGAAGAGCTGGACACCCATGTTGATGAGGTATTCCAAGCGGCCGTTCCGTATGTCTTGATTGTCTGGAATGACCCCGTAAATCTCATGACCTACGTGAGCTATGTCTTCCAGAGCTACTTTGGTTATTCAAAGTCGAAGGCCAAGAAGCTCATGCTCGAAGTCCACCGCGATGGTAAGTCGGTCGTTGCGACCGGCTCGAAAGAGAAGATCGAAGCGGATACTTTTGCCATGCATGAGTTTGGTTTGTGGGCTACTTTTCAGAAGGCAGATGAAGCGTAA